In the genome of Sander vitreus isolate 19-12246 chromosome 13, sanVit1, whole genome shotgun sequence, one region contains:
- the bnip1b gene encoding vesicle transport protein SEC20: MASSVDVHVRICGQEIIKYDLEIKALVQDIRDCPGPQSTLMELNSQVKQKLNKLRLRIQDLEQMAREQDRETDRLAIQAETESQRRQMLSNQTAWRKANLACKLAIDNTEKDELLHGVENHSTRQRKATKESLVETSSSITENLMSMSRMMAEQVKQSEDTIGTLATSSRTVQETNDEFKSMTGTIHLGRKLILKYNRRELTDKLLIFLALALFLATVLYILKKRIFPFI, translated from the exons atggcgTCTTCTGTTGATGTTCACGTCCGAATTTGTggacaagaaataataaaatatgatcTAGAAATCAAGGCTCTTGTTCAG GACATTAGGGATTGTCCTGGACCTCAGTCAACTCTCATGGAGCTCAACTCACAGGTCAAACAGAAGCTCAACAAGCTCAGACTCAGAATACAG gatctggagcagatggccagagagcaggacagagagacggacagactGGCCAtccaggcagagacagagagccagCGAAGGCAAATGCTGAG TAACCAGACAGCGTGGAGGAAAGCTAACCTGGCATGTAAACTAGCCATAGACAACACGGAGAAGGACGAGCTGCTGCATGGAGTAGAAAACCACAGCACCAGACAGAG gAAGGCGACCAAAGAAAGCCTAGTAGAAACCAGTAGTAGCATCACAGAGAATTTGATGTCTATGAGCAGGATGATGGCTGAACAGGTGAAGCAGAGCGAGGACACCATTGGCAcgctgg CCACCTCCTCCAGGACGGTGCAGGAAACCAACGACGAGTTTAAAAGCATGACAGGAACCATCCACCTGGGGAGGAAACTGATCCTCAAGTACAACCGGCGGGAGCTGACAGACAAGCTGCTCATCTTCCTGGCTCTGGCCCTCTTCCTCGCCACCGTCCTCTACATCCTTAAGAAACGTATCTTCCCCTTCATTTAG